The proteins below come from a single Eucalyptus grandis isolate ANBG69807.140 chromosome 3, ASM1654582v1, whole genome shotgun sequence genomic window:
- the LOC104437672 gene encoding protein ALWAYS EARLY 2-like isoform X5 yields MAPTRKSRSVYKRYSNLNEVSPEKDVGSSKSSRNRKKKLSDLLGPQWSKEELERFYDAYRKHGRDWKKVAAAVRNRTVDMVEALYNMNRAYLSLPEGTASVVGLVAMMTDHYNVLEGSDEEESNDGTEIRNTPKRKRGKVQLGGSREDLHSKADLSSDGCLSLLKRRRVDNSLPRVVGKRTPRFPVSFLNKKDGRENHVSLNKRGRKSEADATDDDVAHGAALVLTAASHRGGSPQVSRSPYGRKGQLKGSPVQSWERMHSQSDAAKYGDASLDEEWLEGSIGSRGTENGDYEKYTRSLTDIEGVGTVEVSRKGKKFYGKKEKVEGMVEKEFEDGGGACSGTEEGGNDNSLKGKVKFEVSNEKRGHSHQTQRKRSKKLFFGDESSDLDALQTLADLSLMMPVSTMESEFCGTESSVQLKEEKTTRDIDDKLTVPEATSADRQRDKALGKEKTSAVDGRKLNLVRASDINSDTISKAKGQLLSSNKPKRKSKPITSKVINAEAHDNFHLGESLKNEASAEEGKTLASQQSTREIKSAFAREGRSSLSKTKKSAKSAQNLSDMDQKGTETDLMGLITQVPADNQFNLPTKSKSRRKKDLRQALKPKEMSGSDNTVRNRTDKRGIYVQDKAPYLKDKLLSCLSSDLARRWCIFEWFYSAIDYPWFAKREFVDYLNHVGLGHIPRLTRVEWSVIRSSLGKPRRFSENFLREERKKLEQYRESVRKHYTELRTGIREGLPTDLARPLFVGQRVIALHPKTREVHDGSVLTVDHDKCRIQFDRPDIGVEFVMDVDCMPLNPLENMPEALRRRSLFIDKFPVISKEPQIEGNISFGGALLYDSSGHLASGRSPMSNLMRQAKDSNHAILQGKVSAPGVVSTQQTFCSQPCRTVYSQAREADIRALSDLTHALDKKASSALVHLRERNTYPGNPMPAWFKPPVNSGAAIGLPRELDKYLYPHESGCNVHEIVKVSRLKAQTMVDKAIQAISSLKEGEDAFTRIGEALDSINDQQLASDIKLSGVASPEKVNGGLVPNNQLNACSSETNQLSGSKPSIDTDKIETQIPAELITSCVATLLMVQTCTDRHYPPADVAQILDSAVTSLHPCCPQNLPLYREIQMSMGRLKTQMLALVPTQI; encoded by the exons ATGGCGCCCACCAGGAAGTCCAGGAGCGTGTACAAGCGGTACTCGAATTTGAATGAGGTCTCTCCGGAGAAAGACGTCGGGAGCTCGAAGAGCAGCCGGAATCGG aagaagaaattgtctGATCTGCTGGGACCGCAGTGGAGCAAGGAAGAGCTCGAGCGCTTCTACGATGCTTATAGGAAACACGGGAGAGACTGGAAGAAG GTGGCTGCTGCTGTGCGTAACAGAACCGTTGATATGGTTGAGGCTCTCTACAACATGAACAGA GCATATTTATCCCTTCCTGAGGGTACAGCTTCAGTGGTTGGTCTTGTAGCAATGATGACTGATCACTACAATGTTCTG GAGGGAAGTGATGAAGAAGAGAGCAATGATGGAACAGAAATCAGAAACACACCAAAACGCAAGCGTGGTAAAGTTCAGCTTGGTGGTTCAAGAGAAGATCTGCACTCCAAAGCTGACTTATCTAGTGATGGTTGTCTGTCATTATTGAAAAGAAGACGTGTTGATA ATAGCCTACCACGTGTTGTTGGCAAAAGGACTCCTCGTTTTCCTGTTTCTTTCTTGAACAAGAAAGATGGAAGAGAAAATCATGTTTCACTGAACAAGAGGGGCCGGAAGTCAGAGGCTGATGCTACAGATGATGATGTTGCACATGGAGCAGCATTAGTACTAACTGCGGCTTCTCACAGGGGAGGTTCACCACAAGTTTCTCGAAGTCCTTATGGTAGAAAAGGGCAGTTAAAAGGATCACCTGTCCAGAGCTGGGAAAGGATG cATTCACAATCGGACGCAGCCAAGTATGGTGATGCTTCTCTGGATGAAGAATGGCTGGAAGGGAGCATTGGCAGTAGGGGAACGGAAAATGGAGACTATGAAAAATATACAAGGTCCTTAACAGACATAGAAGGAGTTGGCACAGTAGAAGTTTCTCGGAAAGGGAAGAAATtctatggaaagaaagaaaaagttgaggGGATGGTAGAGAAAGAGTTTGAAGATGGTGGCGGAGCTTGCAGCGGAACAGAAGAGGGAGGCAATGATAATTCACTGAAGGGAAAAGTCAAGTTCGAAGTTTCAAATGAGAAAAGAGGGCATTCTCATCAAACtcagagaaagagaagcaagaagCTTTTCTTTGGAG ATGAAAGCTCTGATCTTGATGCTCTGCAGACATTGGCTGATTTGTCATTGATGATGCCAGTTTCCACCATGGAGTCTG AATTTTGTGGCACAGAATCCTCTGTCCAGTtgaaggaggaaaaaacaaCTCGGGATATAGATGATAAGTTGACTGTGCCTGAAGCCACATCTGCAGATCGTCAAAGAGATAAAGCCTTAGGGAAGGAGAAAACTTCTGCAGTCGATGGTAGAAAATTGAATCTTGTGAGGGCCTCAGATATCAATTCTGATACTATCTCCAAAGCAAAAGGGCAATTGCTGTCGAGCaacaaaccaaaaagaaaatctaagcCAATAACATCTAAG GTTATAAATGCTGAAGCTCACGATAATTTTCATCTAGGTGAATCTCTGAAAAATGAG GCCTCAGCTGAGGAAGGAAAGACACTTGCAAGTCAACAATCTACGAGAGAGATTAAATCAGCATTTGCAAGAGAGGGTAGATCATCTCTTTCAAAAACGAAGAAATCAGCTAAATCTGCACAGAACTTGTCTGATATGGATCAGAAAGGAACGGAAACTGATTTGATGGGGTTGATCACTCAGGTTCCTGCTGATAATCAGTTCAATTTACCGACTAAATCAAAAAGTCGAAGAAAGAAAGATCTGCGGCAGGCACTGAAACCAAAAGAGATGAGTGGTTCTGATAACACAGTGAGGAACCGAACTGATAAACGTGGAATATATGTCCAAGATAAAGCACCTTATTTAAAG GACAAACTGTTGTCTTGCCTGTCATCCGATCTGGCACGGAGGTGGTGTATCTTTGAATGGTTTTATAGTGCAATTGATTATCCATGGTTTGCAAAGAGGGAGTTTGTCGATTACTTAAATCATGTCGGACTTGGGCACATTCCTAGGTTAACGCGCGTTGAATGGAGTGTTATAAGAAG CTCACTTGGCAAGCCTCGTagattttctgaaaatttccTTCGTGAAGAGAGGAAGAAACTCGAGCAATATCGTGAATCTGTGAGAAAGCACTATACTGAACTTCGCACTGGTATTAGGGAAGGACTTCCCACAGACTTAGCGCGACCGTTATTTGTTGGACAAAGAGTAATTGCCCTTCATCCAAAAACAAGAGAAGTTCATGATGGAAGTGTTCTCACAGTTGATCATGACAAGTGCAGGATTCAGTTTGATCGTCCTGAtattggagttgaatttgtGATG GATGTTGATTGCATGCCTCTAAATCCGCTGGAGAATATGCCAGAGGCTCTTAGGAGACGGAGCCTCTTCATTGACAAATTTCCTGTGATATCTAAAGAACCTCAAATTGAGGGCAATATATCATTTGGAGGGGCCCTTCTTTATGATTCTAGTGGGCATCTAGCAAGTGGTCGGAGTCCCATGAGTAATTTGATGAGGCAAGCAAAG GACTCGAACCATGCAATTTTACAAGGCAAAGTATCTGCTCCAGGTGTTGTCAGTACCCAACAGACATTCTGTAGTCAGCCTTGCAGAACGGTGTATAGCCAGGCAAGAGAAGCTGATATTCGGGCTCTTTCTGACCTAACTCATGCTTTGGATAAGAAG GCTTCTTCTGCTTTGGTTCATCTGAGGGAACGGAATACTTATCCAGGAAATCCGATGCCTGCTTGGTTCAAGCCTCCAGTGAATTCTGGTGCTGCAATTGGCCTTCCCAGAGAACTTGATAAATACTTATATCCACATGAGTCAGGATGTAATGTTCATGAAATCGTGAAGGTTTCAAGATTGAAAGCACAGACGATGGTGGATAAAGCTATTCAG GCGATTTCATCATTGAAAGAGGGGGAAGATGCTTTTACAAGGATTGGAGAGGCTCTTGATTCGATAAATGACCAACAGCTAGCTTCAGACATCAAGTTATCAGGTGTTGCATCCCCAGAGAAGGTCAATGGTGGCTTGGTTCCTAACAATCAGTTAAATGCCTGCTCATCTGAGACCAACCAGCTATCTGGTTCAAAACCTAGTATTGACACTGACAAGATAGAGACCCAGATACCGGCTGAGTTGATCACATCGTGCGTCGCTACTTTGCTCATGGTACAG ACGTGTACGGACCGACACTATCCTCCAGCTGATGTGGCCCAGATACTTGATTCTGCTGTGACGAGTTTGCACCCTTGTTGCCCCCAGAACCTCCCGCTTTACCGGGAGATTCAGATGTCCATGGGCAGACTGAAGACGCAGATGTTGGCGCTAGTGCCGACGCAAATCTGA
- the LOC104437672 gene encoding protein ALWAYS EARLY 2-like isoform X3, whose protein sequence is MAPTRKSRSVYKRYSNLNEVSPEKDVGSSKSSRNRKKKLSDLLGPQWSKEELERFYDAYRKHGRDWKKVAAAVRNRTVDMVEALYNMNRAYLSLPEGTASVVGLVAMMTDHYNVLEGSDEEESNDGTEIRNTPKRKRGKVQLGGSREDLHSKADLSSDGCLSLLKRRRVDNSLPRVVGKRTPRFPVSFLNKKDGRENHVSLNKRGRKSEADATDDDVAHGAALVLTAASHRGGSPQVSRSPYGRKGQLKGSPVQSWERMHSQSDAAKYGDASLDEEWLEGSIGSRGTENGDYEKYTRSLTDIEGVGTVEVSRKGKKFYGKKEKVEGMVEKEFEDGGGACSGTEEGGNDNSLKGKVKFEVSNEKRGHSHQTQRKRSKKLFFGDESSDLDALQTLADLSLMMPVSTMESESSVQLKEEKTTRDIDDKLTVPEATSADRQRDKALGKEKTSAVDGRKLNLVRASDINSDTISKAKGQLLSSNKPKRKSKPITSKVINAEAHDNFHLGESLKNEASAEEGKTLASQQSTREIKSAFAREGRSSLSKTKKSAKSAQNLSDMDQKGTETDLMGLITQVPADNQFNLPTKSKSRRKKDLRQALKPKEMSGSDNTVRNRTDKRGIYVQDKAPYLKDKLLSCLSSDLARRWCIFEWFYSAIDYPWFAKREFVDYLNHVGLGHIPRLTRVEWSVIRSSLGKPRRFSENFLREERKKLEQYRESVRKHYTELRTGIREGLPTDLARPLFVGQRVIALHPKTREVHDGSVLTVDHDKCRIQFDRPDIGVEFVMDVDCMPLNPLENMPEALRRRSLFIDKFPVISKEPQIEGNISFGGALLYDSSGHLASGRSPMSNLMRQAKDSNHAILQGKVSAPGVVSTQQTFCSQPCRTVYSQAREADIRALSDLTHALDKKEALLMELRNMNNDVLDDQINGDGSLKDSESFKKHYATVLVQLKEAGGQASSALVHLRERNTYPGNPMPAWFKPPVNSGAAIGLPRELDKYLYPHESGCNVHEIVKVSRLKAQTMVDKAIQAISSLKEGEDAFTRIGEALDSINDQQLASDIKLSGVASPEKVNGGLVPNNQLNACSSETNQLSGSKPSIDTDKIETQIPAELITSCVATLLMVQTCTDRHYPPADVAQILDSAVTSLHPCCPQNLPLYREIQMSMGRLKTQMLALVPTQI, encoded by the exons ATGGCGCCCACCAGGAAGTCCAGGAGCGTGTACAAGCGGTACTCGAATTTGAATGAGGTCTCTCCGGAGAAAGACGTCGGGAGCTCGAAGAGCAGCCGGAATCGG aagaagaaattgtctGATCTGCTGGGACCGCAGTGGAGCAAGGAAGAGCTCGAGCGCTTCTACGATGCTTATAGGAAACACGGGAGAGACTGGAAGAAG GTGGCTGCTGCTGTGCGTAACAGAACCGTTGATATGGTTGAGGCTCTCTACAACATGAACAGA GCATATTTATCCCTTCCTGAGGGTACAGCTTCAGTGGTTGGTCTTGTAGCAATGATGACTGATCACTACAATGTTCTG GAGGGAAGTGATGAAGAAGAGAGCAATGATGGAACAGAAATCAGAAACACACCAAAACGCAAGCGTGGTAAAGTTCAGCTTGGTGGTTCAAGAGAAGATCTGCACTCCAAAGCTGACTTATCTAGTGATGGTTGTCTGTCATTATTGAAAAGAAGACGTGTTGATA ATAGCCTACCACGTGTTGTTGGCAAAAGGACTCCTCGTTTTCCTGTTTCTTTCTTGAACAAGAAAGATGGAAGAGAAAATCATGTTTCACTGAACAAGAGGGGCCGGAAGTCAGAGGCTGATGCTACAGATGATGATGTTGCACATGGAGCAGCATTAGTACTAACTGCGGCTTCTCACAGGGGAGGTTCACCACAAGTTTCTCGAAGTCCTTATGGTAGAAAAGGGCAGTTAAAAGGATCACCTGTCCAGAGCTGGGAAAGGATG cATTCACAATCGGACGCAGCCAAGTATGGTGATGCTTCTCTGGATGAAGAATGGCTGGAAGGGAGCATTGGCAGTAGGGGAACGGAAAATGGAGACTATGAAAAATATACAAGGTCCTTAACAGACATAGAAGGAGTTGGCACAGTAGAAGTTTCTCGGAAAGGGAAGAAATtctatggaaagaaagaaaaagttgaggGGATGGTAGAGAAAGAGTTTGAAGATGGTGGCGGAGCTTGCAGCGGAACAGAAGAGGGAGGCAATGATAATTCACTGAAGGGAAAAGTCAAGTTCGAAGTTTCAAATGAGAAAAGAGGGCATTCTCATCAAACtcagagaaagagaagcaagaagCTTTTCTTTGGAG ATGAAAGCTCTGATCTTGATGCTCTGCAGACATTGGCTGATTTGTCATTGATGATGCCAGTTTCCACCATGGAGTCTG AATCCTCTGTCCAGTtgaaggaggaaaaaacaaCTCGGGATATAGATGATAAGTTGACTGTGCCTGAAGCCACATCTGCAGATCGTCAAAGAGATAAAGCCTTAGGGAAGGAGAAAACTTCTGCAGTCGATGGTAGAAAATTGAATCTTGTGAGGGCCTCAGATATCAATTCTGATACTATCTCCAAAGCAAAAGGGCAATTGCTGTCGAGCaacaaaccaaaaagaaaatctaagcCAATAACATCTAAG GTTATAAATGCTGAAGCTCACGATAATTTTCATCTAGGTGAATCTCTGAAAAATGAG GCCTCAGCTGAGGAAGGAAAGACACTTGCAAGTCAACAATCTACGAGAGAGATTAAATCAGCATTTGCAAGAGAGGGTAGATCATCTCTTTCAAAAACGAAGAAATCAGCTAAATCTGCACAGAACTTGTCTGATATGGATCAGAAAGGAACGGAAACTGATTTGATGGGGTTGATCACTCAGGTTCCTGCTGATAATCAGTTCAATTTACCGACTAAATCAAAAAGTCGAAGAAAGAAAGATCTGCGGCAGGCACTGAAACCAAAAGAGATGAGTGGTTCTGATAACACAGTGAGGAACCGAACTGATAAACGTGGAATATATGTCCAAGATAAAGCACCTTATTTAAAG GACAAACTGTTGTCTTGCCTGTCATCCGATCTGGCACGGAGGTGGTGTATCTTTGAATGGTTTTATAGTGCAATTGATTATCCATGGTTTGCAAAGAGGGAGTTTGTCGATTACTTAAATCATGTCGGACTTGGGCACATTCCTAGGTTAACGCGCGTTGAATGGAGTGTTATAAGAAG CTCACTTGGCAAGCCTCGTagattttctgaaaatttccTTCGTGAAGAGAGGAAGAAACTCGAGCAATATCGTGAATCTGTGAGAAAGCACTATACTGAACTTCGCACTGGTATTAGGGAAGGACTTCCCACAGACTTAGCGCGACCGTTATTTGTTGGACAAAGAGTAATTGCCCTTCATCCAAAAACAAGAGAAGTTCATGATGGAAGTGTTCTCACAGTTGATCATGACAAGTGCAGGATTCAGTTTGATCGTCCTGAtattggagttgaatttgtGATG GATGTTGATTGCATGCCTCTAAATCCGCTGGAGAATATGCCAGAGGCTCTTAGGAGACGGAGCCTCTTCATTGACAAATTTCCTGTGATATCTAAAGAACCTCAAATTGAGGGCAATATATCATTTGGAGGGGCCCTTCTTTATGATTCTAGTGGGCATCTAGCAAGTGGTCGGAGTCCCATGAGTAATTTGATGAGGCAAGCAAAG GACTCGAACCATGCAATTTTACAAGGCAAAGTATCTGCTCCAGGTGTTGTCAGTACCCAACAGACATTCTGTAGTCAGCCTTGCAGAACGGTGTATAGCCAGGCAAGAGAAGCTGATATTCGGGCTCTTTCTGACCTAACTCATGCTTTGGATAAGAAG GAGGCATTGTTAATGGAGCTTAGAAACATGAATAATGATGTATTGGATGACCAAATAAATGGAGATGGCTCTCTTAAGGATTCTGAGTCTTTCAAGAAGCATTACGCCACGGTACTTGTACAGCTAAAGGAAGCCGGTGGCCAG GCTTCTTCTGCTTTGGTTCATCTGAGGGAACGGAATACTTATCCAGGAAATCCGATGCCTGCTTGGTTCAAGCCTCCAGTGAATTCTGGTGCTGCAATTGGCCTTCCCAGAGAACTTGATAAATACTTATATCCACATGAGTCAGGATGTAATGTTCATGAAATCGTGAAGGTTTCAAGATTGAAAGCACAGACGATGGTGGATAAAGCTATTCAG GCGATTTCATCATTGAAAGAGGGGGAAGATGCTTTTACAAGGATTGGAGAGGCTCTTGATTCGATAAATGACCAACAGCTAGCTTCAGACATCAAGTTATCAGGTGTTGCATCCCCAGAGAAGGTCAATGGTGGCTTGGTTCCTAACAATCAGTTAAATGCCTGCTCATCTGAGACCAACCAGCTATCTGGTTCAAAACCTAGTATTGACACTGACAAGATAGAGACCCAGATACCGGCTGAGTTGATCACATCGTGCGTCGCTACTTTGCTCATGGTACAG ACGTGTACGGACCGACACTATCCTCCAGCTGATGTGGCCCAGATACTTGATTCTGCTGTGACGAGTTTGCACCCTTGTTGCCCCCAGAACCTCCCGCTTTACCGGGAGATTCAGATGTCCATGGGCAGACTGAAGACGCAGATGTTGGCGCTAGTGCCGACGCAAATCTGA
- the LOC104437672 gene encoding protein ALWAYS EARLY 2-like isoform X6, which yields MAPTRKSRSVYKRYSNLNEVSPEKDVGSSKSSRNRKKLSDLLGPQWSKEELERFYDAYRKHGRDWKKVAAAVRNRTVDMVEALYNMNRAYLSLPEGTASVVGLVAMMTDHYNVLEGSDEEESNDGTEIRNTPKRKRGKVQLGGSREDLHSKADLSSDGCLSLLKRRRVDNSLPRVVGKRTPRFPVSFLNKKDGRENHVSLNKRGRKSEADATDDDVAHGAALVLTAASHRGGSPQVSRSPYGRKGQLKGSPVQSWERMHSQSDAAKYGDASLDEEWLEGSIGSRGTENGDYEKYTRSLTDIEGVGTVEVSRKGKKFYGKKEKVEGMVEKEFEDGGGACSGTEEGGNDNSLKGKVKFEVSNEKRGHSHQTQRKRSKKLFFGDESSDLDALQTLADLSLMMPVSTMESESSVQLKEEKTTRDIDDKLTVPEATSADRQRDKALGKEKTSAVDGRKLNLVRASDINSDTISKAKGQLLSSNKPKRKSKPITSKVINAEAHDNFHLGESLKNEASAEEGKTLASQQSTREIKSAFAREGRSSLSKTKKSAKSAQNLSDMDQKGTETDLMGLITQVPADNQFNLPTKSKSRRKKDLRQALKPKEMSGSDNTVRNRTDKRGIYVQDKAPYLKDKLLSCLSSDLARRWCIFEWFYSAIDYPWFAKREFVDYLNHVGLGHIPRLTRVEWSVIRSSLGKPRRFSENFLREERKKLEQYRESVRKHYTELRTGIREGLPTDLARPLFVGQRVIALHPKTREVHDGSVLTVDHDKCRIQFDRPDIGVEFVMDVDCMPLNPLENMPEALRRRSLFIDKFPVISKEPQIEGNISFGGALLYDSSGHLASGRSPMSNLMRQAKDSNHAILQGKVSAPGVVSTQQTFCSQPCRTVYSQAREADIRALSDLTHALDKKEALLMELRNMNNDVLDDQINGDGSLKDSESFKKHYATVLVQLKEAGGQASSALVHLRERNTYPGNPMPAWFKPPVNSGAAIGLPRELDKYLYPHESGCNVHEIVKVSRLKAQTMVDKAIQAISSLKEGEDAFTRIGEALDSINDQQLASDIKLSGVASPEKVNGGLVPNNQLNACSSETNQLSGSKPSIDTDKIETQIPAELITSCVATLLMVQTCTDRHYPPADVAQILDSAVTSLHPCCPQNLPLYREIQMSMGRLKTQMLALVPTQI from the exons ATGGCGCCCACCAGGAAGTCCAGGAGCGTGTACAAGCGGTACTCGAATTTGAATGAGGTCTCTCCGGAGAAAGACGTCGGGAGCTCGAAGAGCAGCCGGAATCGG aagaaattgtctGATCTGCTGGGACCGCAGTGGAGCAAGGAAGAGCTCGAGCGCTTCTACGATGCTTATAGGAAACACGGGAGAGACTGGAAGAAG GTGGCTGCTGCTGTGCGTAACAGAACCGTTGATATGGTTGAGGCTCTCTACAACATGAACAGA GCATATTTATCCCTTCCTGAGGGTACAGCTTCAGTGGTTGGTCTTGTAGCAATGATGACTGATCACTACAATGTTCTG GAGGGAAGTGATGAAGAAGAGAGCAATGATGGAACAGAAATCAGAAACACACCAAAACGCAAGCGTGGTAAAGTTCAGCTTGGTGGTTCAAGAGAAGATCTGCACTCCAAAGCTGACTTATCTAGTGATGGTTGTCTGTCATTATTGAAAAGAAGACGTGTTGATA ATAGCCTACCACGTGTTGTTGGCAAAAGGACTCCTCGTTTTCCTGTTTCTTTCTTGAACAAGAAAGATGGAAGAGAAAATCATGTTTCACTGAACAAGAGGGGCCGGAAGTCAGAGGCTGATGCTACAGATGATGATGTTGCACATGGAGCAGCATTAGTACTAACTGCGGCTTCTCACAGGGGAGGTTCACCACAAGTTTCTCGAAGTCCTTATGGTAGAAAAGGGCAGTTAAAAGGATCACCTGTCCAGAGCTGGGAAAGGATG cATTCACAATCGGACGCAGCCAAGTATGGTGATGCTTCTCTGGATGAAGAATGGCTGGAAGGGAGCATTGGCAGTAGGGGAACGGAAAATGGAGACTATGAAAAATATACAAGGTCCTTAACAGACATAGAAGGAGTTGGCACAGTAGAAGTTTCTCGGAAAGGGAAGAAATtctatggaaagaaagaaaaagttgaggGGATGGTAGAGAAAGAGTTTGAAGATGGTGGCGGAGCTTGCAGCGGAACAGAAGAGGGAGGCAATGATAATTCACTGAAGGGAAAAGTCAAGTTCGAAGTTTCAAATGAGAAAAGAGGGCATTCTCATCAAACtcagagaaagagaagcaagaagCTTTTCTTTGGAG ATGAAAGCTCTGATCTTGATGCTCTGCAGACATTGGCTGATTTGTCATTGATGATGCCAGTTTCCACCATGGAGTCTG AATCCTCTGTCCAGTtgaaggaggaaaaaacaaCTCGGGATATAGATGATAAGTTGACTGTGCCTGAAGCCACATCTGCAGATCGTCAAAGAGATAAAGCCTTAGGGAAGGAGAAAACTTCTGCAGTCGATGGTAGAAAATTGAATCTTGTGAGGGCCTCAGATATCAATTCTGATACTATCTCCAAAGCAAAAGGGCAATTGCTGTCGAGCaacaaaccaaaaagaaaatctaagcCAATAACATCTAAG GTTATAAATGCTGAAGCTCACGATAATTTTCATCTAGGTGAATCTCTGAAAAATGAG GCCTCAGCTGAGGAAGGAAAGACACTTGCAAGTCAACAATCTACGAGAGAGATTAAATCAGCATTTGCAAGAGAGGGTAGATCATCTCTTTCAAAAACGAAGAAATCAGCTAAATCTGCACAGAACTTGTCTGATATGGATCAGAAAGGAACGGAAACTGATTTGATGGGGTTGATCACTCAGGTTCCTGCTGATAATCAGTTCAATTTACCGACTAAATCAAAAAGTCGAAGAAAGAAAGATCTGCGGCAGGCACTGAAACCAAAAGAGATGAGTGGTTCTGATAACACAGTGAGGAACCGAACTGATAAACGTGGAATATATGTCCAAGATAAAGCACCTTATTTAAAG GACAAACTGTTGTCTTGCCTGTCATCCGATCTGGCACGGAGGTGGTGTATCTTTGAATGGTTTTATAGTGCAATTGATTATCCATGGTTTGCAAAGAGGGAGTTTGTCGATTACTTAAATCATGTCGGACTTGGGCACATTCCTAGGTTAACGCGCGTTGAATGGAGTGTTATAAGAAG CTCACTTGGCAAGCCTCGTagattttctgaaaatttccTTCGTGAAGAGAGGAAGAAACTCGAGCAATATCGTGAATCTGTGAGAAAGCACTATACTGAACTTCGCACTGGTATTAGGGAAGGACTTCCCACAGACTTAGCGCGACCGTTATTTGTTGGACAAAGAGTAATTGCCCTTCATCCAAAAACAAGAGAAGTTCATGATGGAAGTGTTCTCACAGTTGATCATGACAAGTGCAGGATTCAGTTTGATCGTCCTGAtattggagttgaatttgtGATG GATGTTGATTGCATGCCTCTAAATCCGCTGGAGAATATGCCAGAGGCTCTTAGGAGACGGAGCCTCTTCATTGACAAATTTCCTGTGATATCTAAAGAACCTCAAATTGAGGGCAATATATCATTTGGAGGGGCCCTTCTTTATGATTCTAGTGGGCATCTAGCAAGTGGTCGGAGTCCCATGAGTAATTTGATGAGGCAAGCAAAG GACTCGAACCATGCAATTTTACAAGGCAAAGTATCTGCTCCAGGTGTTGTCAGTACCCAACAGACATTCTGTAGTCAGCCTTGCAGAACGGTGTATAGCCAGGCAAGAGAAGCTGATATTCGGGCTCTTTCTGACCTAACTCATGCTTTGGATAAGAAG GAGGCATTGTTAATGGAGCTTAGAAACATGAATAATGATGTATTGGATGACCAAATAAATGGAGATGGCTCTCTTAAGGATTCTGAGTCTTTCAAGAAGCATTACGCCACGGTACTTGTACAGCTAAAGGAAGCCGGTGGCCAG GCTTCTTCTGCTTTGGTTCATCTGAGGGAACGGAATACTTATCCAGGAAATCCGATGCCTGCTTGGTTCAAGCCTCCAGTGAATTCTGGTGCTGCAATTGGCCTTCCCAGAGAACTTGATAAATACTTATATCCACATGAGTCAGGATGTAATGTTCATGAAATCGTGAAGGTTTCAAGATTGAAAGCACAGACGATGGTGGATAAAGCTATTCAG GCGATTTCATCATTGAAAGAGGGGGAAGATGCTTTTACAAGGATTGGAGAGGCTCTTGATTCGATAAATGACCAACAGCTAGCTTCAGACATCAAGTTATCAGGTGTTGCATCCCCAGAGAAGGTCAATGGTGGCTTGGTTCCTAACAATCAGTTAAATGCCTGCTCATCTGAGACCAACCAGCTATCTGGTTCAAAACCTAGTATTGACACTGACAAGATAGAGACCCAGATACCGGCTGAGTTGATCACATCGTGCGTCGCTACTTTGCTCATGGTACAG ACGTGTACGGACCGACACTATCCTCCAGCTGATGTGGCCCAGATACTTGATTCTGCTGTGACGAGTTTGCACCCTTGTTGCCCCCAGAACCTCCCGCTTTACCGGGAGATTCAGATGTCCATGGGCAGACTGAAGACGCAGATGTTGGCGCTAGTGCCGACGCAAATCTGA